tttttcttaaaaaaaattaactcgAAATTAGATATTGCAGTGAGTATGAAGGGAGCTTACCTAGTGGATTGAAATTGACAGGTCCCATAACCTGCAACCCATAGACGCATCAAGAATTAAGAGAAAAAGATTGTACCaacatttcttttctttgtaaTCTAAGCTTCAATTTTGAATACCTTGCACTCTAAGAGTGGCTGAGGTATATGTGTACATTGCGGGCATGGTCTTCTATTCCATTAGTTTTGTTAAAACTGTTACTGATTGGATTTAAGTGGGACAAATATAATGGTTTATAGTGTAACAGGATTCAAAATTAAGTTTGGAGTACAAAGTAAAATTAATCCTTATACGGAGCCAAAAAGTTTCAGCCCTTCAATGAAAACTTTCTTGCCTGAATGAGATTTCGGTTTAATGTAAAAAGGAACTAGCAAATGAACAGGCGGCAAGTTCTCGTGTTCATATCTGCAGAGTGATTATATCTTGTGTTTGAGTAGAAACATTTCATGGAAATGTTACTTACTTGGATCAGTGCTAGTAGGAACAGCAGTGCCACCAAAATTGCAGCTATTTGGAATTGGATTCTTCTGATAGTAGCTATTGAAAGCATAAGAAGCGTGATCATGAACTGTATTTGGATAGTAGCAATTGCCACCGGCTTGAATAGCTTGACAATCGGCTCCTCCGTATCCACAGGCATAATCCAATGCAACCTGCAATGCAGTTTGTGACGCAGATTGGCTTGCAATACACCAGCTTGCACTTGAAGATAGAGGAGACGTTGTCATCAATGGATTGGCTGGATTGGTTGTTGTTGAAGCTGAATCAGGATTTGAAACTGTTGGATTTAAAGTTGGATTTGTTGCAGTGGGGTTCAGAGGATTTGTTGTTGGAAGTGTCGTTATAGGGGTGGTAATATCCTTCTCTGTTGTGGAGATTGACAGAAAAGCTTGCAATTTTCCTACTTTATGGTGTGGGATTTTGTTCTGCACTTCTGCTTCTTTCTCTCTGGCAACTGATGCTGGAATTGGAAACAGAACAATTCAACTGATCAATTGCTTTCTTGGGTGAGTATGGCACACACTCAATGAAACAACAGAATTCTTTCCAACAGAGATGAAGACTATGATGAGAACGTGTTGCCCTGATTAGGATTGGTTGCTTCTGCCTTTGTCAATGTATAGTTCCATGATTTCATCCTTGTATGGATGAATATCCTTCAGTAAATTATGTTTTACTTTTTAGGTAAATCCATCTTGTTGTGTTGGAGTATGGCTTTTCAGAAACAGAAGCATCCATTAACCGAGTAGATTGCAGAAACTATTAAGAAATGACTTTAGTTTAGGATTTCATTATACTATTAAAGCAACAAAACTTTACGTAACCGCCCTATTGAATGATGAGAGTCCCAACTGCCAAGTGCTAAGAACAGCCACTAAAAATACTCCAATAATTCAAGATTTGAGGAAGGATCGTAGTGAAAAGAAGAAACTTGAATAATTAATTGAACCATCGTTAAATCTTTGAATGCATTAGCATTGTGCTCTCTTTTTTAGAAGCAAAATGTGCCAGTAGAAAGCAAGTCCTTTTGGATAGTAACATAAGAGATTGGAAATTCACAAGAAAATGCACCTACATATGAAGATCAGCTTATCAACATACATACAAAGTTTAAACATGAaacatttccaaaaaaaaaaaaaatgcacttaTTGAATTGCAGTTAACAACATTCAGATGGATTggaatcccaaaaaaaaaaaaaaaaaaaatagaagacaCAA
Above is a genomic segment from Coffea eugenioides isolate CCC68of chromosome 5, Ceug_1.0, whole genome shotgun sequence containing:
- the LOC113770791 gene encoding uncharacterized protein LOC113770791 isoform X1, translating into MSQVFSFSLFHIRTPHLLLNIFLCIYLEAKLATEPDSSANCRRKYRATRRRRRASVAREKEAEVQNKIPHHKVGKLQAFLSISTTEKDITTPITTLPTTNPLNPTATNPTLNPTVSNPDSASTTTNPANPLMTTSPLSSSASWCIASQSASQTALQVALDYACGYGGADCQAIQAGGNCYYPNTVHDHASYAFNSYYQKNPIPNSCNFGGTAVPTSTDPSYGTCQFQSTSTSSSILNTTNSMGSRVYGAGPITPTSSGATLACCMIHLHILTFLLTFAIHHSQMKSVKKL
- the LOC113770791 gene encoding PLASMODESMATA CALLOSE-BINDING PROTEIN 5-like isoform X2; the protein is MGTRIVSCHIFIQLMTYLLLCSASVAREKEAEVQNKIPHHKVGKLQAFLSISTTEKDITTPITTLPTTNPLNPTATNPTLNPTVSNPDSASTTTNPANPLMTTSPLSSSASWCIASQSASQTALQVALDYACGYGGADCQAIQAGGNCYYPNTVHDHASYAFNSYYQKNPIPNSCNFGGTAVPTSTDPSYGTCQFQSTSTSSSILNTTNSMGSRVYGAGPITPTSSGATLACCMIHLHILTFLLTFAIHHSQMKSVKKL